One Purpureocillium takamizusanense chromosome 1, complete sequence genomic window carries:
- the CDC54 gene encoding DNA helicase (EggNog:ENOG503NWYY~COG:L) has translation MSSPSHRRQRSSQSATPRRSARQSEAASAAGTPRQSSQLASSPLFYQSSPAPSGSAAQNNGASNEVSSPLRQMTDSQDTHAHGAMPSSPLRQMTGSQTPLHDPQRTPRASRGLTGESSPIRYEPSSSPGRSLRHQSELRSESSGLFVGSQRGSTAAHRRGDINSDALRTPRAPRRVILDDAGRVVREGQTPGSDAASFTNRDPNTSEADVLGGQGQSLIWGTTVSIDDTFAHFKDFLRNFTQKYRMYRDGVPDAEVAAAPDAESKPYWEALENMLLLGTTRLYLDISDLNIYPPTRKLWHQIQAYPQEIVPVMDQSVHDLMVEIARNEGLRSRPSQSSAGNHDTQQSTQSSEPVFPSSDRPEDPTTPRPTQEQQPELEDQVASSIYVVRPFGLDKMTNLRDLNPSDMDRLICIKGLVIRTTPVIPDMKDAFFRCNVCNHSVNVGLDRGRIREPTECPRQICGQKNSMQIVHNRCSFEDKQVIKLQETPDAVPAGQTPHSVSVCVYNELVDFCKAGDRVELTGIFRVSPVRVNPRQRAIKSVYKTYVDVLHVQKVDKKRMGADPSTLGVEGEEDGEKDGSDIQETRKVSLEEEAKIRETAARDDIYELLARSLAPSIYEMDDVKKGILLQLFGGANKTFSKGGSPKYRGDINVLLCGDPSTSKSQLLSYVHKIAPRGIYTSGKGSSAVGLTAYVTRDPETRQLVLESGALVLSDGGVCCIDEFDKMSDATRSVLHEVMEQQTVSVAKAGIITTLNARSSILASANPIGSRYNPDLSVPQNIDLPPTLLSRFDLVYLILDRIDEKTDKRLAKHLLSMYLEDKPQSAQTNNDILPVEFLTSYISFARSHIHPTISPEAAQELVECYVAMRSLGQDVRAAEKRITATTRQLESMIRLAEAHAKMRLSETVTRDDVREANRLIQSALKTAATDSQGRIDMSLLTEGTSAADRKRRGELRDAALRLLDEMTAGGGSVRWGDVAKRLSEGASVPVETAEFNEVMRALETENLIAVVGEGARRSVRRVTGVA, from the exons atgtcgtcgccgtcccatcgccggcagcgcagctcGCAGTCGGCGACCCCCCGCCGCTCGGCGCGCCAGTCCGAGGCAGCATCAGCGGCAGGCACGCCGCGCCAGTCGTCGCAGCTCGCCTCCAGCCCTCTCTTCTATCAGTCCTCGCCTGCGCCCTCGGGGAGCGCCGCCCAGAACAATGGCGCCTCCAACGAGGTCTCGTCGCCCCTGCGCCAGATGACGGACAGCCAGGACACgcacgcccacggcgccatGCCGAGCTCACCCCTTCGACAGATGACGGGCTCTCAGACGCCTCTCCACGATCCGCAGCgcacgccgagggcgagccgTGGACTCACAGGAG AATCGTCACCCATTCGATACGAACCCAGCTCAAGTCCCGGTCGATCTCTACGCCATCAGTCCGAGCTACGTAGCGAGAGCAGTGGTCTCTTCGTTGGTTCACAGAGAGGCAGCACAGCGGcccatcgacgaggcgacaTCAACTCGGACGCCCTCCGGACGCCTCGCGCCCCTCGTCGTGTCATCCTCGATGACGCGGGCCGCGTGGTCCGCGAGGGCCAGACCCCAGGttccgacgccgcctccttcaCCAACCGCGACCCCAACACCTCCGAAGCCGATGTGCTCGGCGGCCAAGGGCAGAGTCTCATTTGGGGCACCACCGTGTCCATCGATGATACCTTCGCCCATTTCAAAGACTTCCTGCGCAACTTTACCCAAAAGTATCGCATGTATCGAGACGGTGTCCCCGACGctgaggtcgccgccgctccggacGCCGAGTCAAAGCCTTACTGGGAAGCCCTCGAGAACATGCTTCTCCTCGGTACCACAAGGCTCTACCTTGATATCTCCGACTTGAACATTTATCCTCCCACTCGGAAGCTGTGGCATCAGATTCAGGCCTACCCGCAGGAAATCGTCCCTGTCATGGATCAGTCCGTCCATGATCTGATGGTGGAAATTGCCCGCAATGAGGGCCTCAGAAGCCGGCCTAGCCAAAGCAGCGCTGGGAATCACGACACACAACAAAGCACACAAAGCTCCGAGCCGGTATTCCCAAGCTCAGACAGACCAGAGGAccccacgacgccgcgaccgacccaagagcagcagccggagctggaggaTCAGGTAGCCTCGTCCATTTACGTCGTCCGGCCGTTTGGCCTCGACAAGATGACCAACCTGAGAGATTTGAACCCGTCCG ATATGGACCGCCTGATCTGCATCAAGGGCCTCGTCATCCGAACAACGCCCGTAATTCCAGACATGAAGGACGCTTTCTTCCGATGTAACGTCTGCAACCACTCCGTCAACGTTGGCCTCGACCGCGGGAGGATTCGCGAGCCTACCGAGTGCCCCCGCCAAATCTGCGGCCAAAAGAATTCGATGCAGATCGTTCACAATCGCTGCTCCTTTGAGGATAAGCAAGTCATCAAGCTCCAGGAGACGCCTGATGCCGTGCCTGCTGGTCAGACACCGCACTCGGTCTCCGTCTGCGTCTACAACGAGCTGGTCGACTTCTGCAAGGCCGGTGACCGCGTCGAGCTGACCGGTATCTTCCGCGTCAGCCCCGTTCGTGTGAATCCTCGTCAGCGAGCCATCAAGAGTGTGTACAAGACGTACGTAGACGTCCTACACGTCCAAAAGGTCGATAAGAAACGCATGGGTGCCGACCCTTCTACCCTCGGtgtggagggcgaggaggacggcgaaaaggacggcagcgacaTTCAGGAGACGCGCAAGGTCTCCCTTGAAGAAGAGGCCAAAATCAGGGAgacggccgcccgcgacgacatcTACGAACTCCTTGCGCGCTCGCTAGCCCCTTCAATCTACGAGATGGACGATGTCAAGAAGGGCATCCTTCTGCAGCTCTTCGGCGGCGCTAACAAGACCTTCTCCAAGGGCGGGAGCCCCAAGTACAGAGGCGACATCAACGTGTTACTCTGCGGCGATCCGTCCACGTCCAAGTCTCAGCTTCTCTCGTACGTGCACAAGATCGCACCGCGAGGCATCTACACGAGCGGCAagggctcctcggccgtcggTCTCACGGCGTATGTTACGCGCGACCCGGAGACGCGGCAGCTCGTGCTCGAGTCGGGCGCCCTTGTCCTGTCCGACGGCGGTGTCTGCTGTATTGACGAGTTTGACAAGATGTCTGACGCGACCCGATCCGTCCTGCACGAAGTCATGGAGCAGCAGACGGTGTCGgtcgccaaggccggcatcatcaccaccctgAATGCCCGGAGCAGCATCCTCGCCTCTGCCAACCCCATTGGCAGTCGCTACAACCCGGATCTCTCTGTCCCGCAAAACATCGATCTACCCCCTACCTTGTTGTCTCGTTTCGACCTCGTCTACCTCATCCTGGATCGAatcgacgagaagacggacAAGCGGCTCGCCAAGCACCTTCTCTCCATGtacctcgaggacaagccGCAGTCGGCGCAGACCAACAACGACATTCTTCCGGTCGAGTTCCTCACCTCATACATCTCCTTTGCGCGCTCCCACATCCACCCGACAATCTccccggaggcggcgcaggagctcgTCGAATGCTACGTGGCCATGCGCTCGCTCGGTCAGGACGttcgcgccgccgagaaACGCATCACGGCCACGACGCGACAGCTCGAGAGCATGATCCGCCTTGCCGAGGCGCACGCCAAGATGCGCCTCTCGGAGACGgtgacgcgcgacgacgtgcgcGAGGCGAACCGCCTCATCCAGAGCGCGCtcaagacggcggcgaccgacTCGCAGGGCCGCATCGACATGAGCCTCCTAACCGAGGgcacgagcgccgccgacaggaagcgccgcggcgagctccgggacgcggcgctgcgcctgctcgacgagatgacggcgggcggcggctccgtcCGCTGgggcgacgtcgccaagCGCCTGAGCGAGGGCGCCAGCGTGCCcgtcgagacggccgagttCAACGAGGTgatgcgcgccctcgagacgGAGAACCTCATCGCCGTGGTGGGTGAGGGTGCGAGGAGAAGCGTGCGGAGGGTTACAGGCGTAGCCTGA
- the RET3 gene encoding Golgi-to-ER vesicle coat component (SECRETED:SignalP(1-26~SECRETED:cutsite=IFA-KY~SECRETED:prob=0.2054)~COG:U~BUSCO:EOG09264OBA~EggNog:ENOG503P183), producing MSPGMTLFAVQAVLILSTEDGSRIFAKYYSPPHSTAAGGASTSSNPYPDLKAQKAFEKGLIDKTAKQTGDIILYDNRIVLYKLESDVMIYVVGSLDENEILLYNTVLALRDSLHLLFKQSVDKRTIIENYDLVSLAIDEVVDDGIILETDPTIIVQRVSRAPTQDVPLGRIDLSEQGVNNLAQLGKSKLADWLRQGL from the exons atgtctCCCGGAATGACCCTCTTCGCCGTGCAGgccgtcctcatcctcagcACCGAGGACGGGTCCCGCATCTTTGCCAAATACTACTCCCCACcgcacagcaccgccgccg gcggcgcgagcacctcgtcgaACCCCTACCCCGACCTCAAGGCGCAAAAGGCCTTCGAAAAGGGCCTCATCGACAAGACGGCCAAGCAGACGGGCGACATCATCCTCTACGACAACCGGATTGTCCTCTACAAGCTTGAGTCGGACGTCATGATCtacgtcgtcggcagcctcgacgagaaCGAGATCCTGCTTTACAACACagtcctcgccctgcgcgacTCCCTGCACCTCCTCTTCAA GCAATCCGTCGACAAGAGGACAATCATCGAAAACTATgacctcgtctccctcgccatcgacgaggtcgtcgacgacggcatcatccTCGAGACGGACcccaccatcatcgtccagCGCGTCAGCCGCGCCCCCACGCAGGACGTGCCCCTCGGCCGCATCGACCTCAGCGAGCAGGGTGTCAACAACCTCGCCCAGCTGGGCAAGTCCAAGCTGGCAGACTGGTTAAGGCAGGGTCTCTGA
- a CDS encoding L-threonylcarbamoyladenylate synthase (COG:J~EggNog:ENOG503NU6F~BUSCO:EOG09262FW1), which produces METRVVSVPTRGPLGRFSDDAGAGKGGLARLDEWCISRDDNNAAALAALEPAAAYLRASDTPVAFPTETVYGLGADATRSASVRGIYAAKGRPSDNPLIVHVADLQMLRALLRHGDSRGGRGGERGSEDDDDNDVIPARYKPLLERFWPGPLTILLPNPTPSPLAPEVTAGLPTFGVRMPSSPLALTLIKLAGVPLAAPSANASTKPSPTAARHVLDDLDGRIELILDGGACDVGVESTVVDGLCDPPVVLRPGGVGMDELRGCPGWEGVVKAYKDQSEEGSNNSNNRGAAPRAPGMKYKHYSPKARVVLYEASCGQAGDGVLAADAEDAAASLPTLNGDANQTNGHHHYSSRTVGVIRTKRWKSAAGIRCDDLRLEEPQAGAGAQPESETPYSVYAGGLKDARDNVVGRVFDISLGIDTRKIAHGLFWALRELDRRGADTIFVDGIDDELDIAAAVMNRLRKAASETRA; this is translated from the coding sequence atgGAGACGCGGGTCGTCTCCGTCCCGACGAGGGGCCCGCTGGGACGTTtctccgacgacgccggcgccggcaagggcggcctAGCGAGGCTGGACGAGTGGTGCATCAGCCGGGACGACAacaatgccgccgccctggccgcgctggagccggcggccgcgtaCCTGCGCGCGAGCGATACGCCCGTCGCCTTCCCCACGGAGACGGTGTACGGGCTCGGCGCGGACGCGACGCGGAGCGCCTCGGTCAGGGGCATATACGCCGCCAAGGGCCGGCCGTCGGACAACCCGCTCATCGTACACGTCGCGGATCTGCAGATGCTGAGGGCCCTCCTGCGGCACGGAGACTCCCGAGGCGGACGTGGTGGTGAACGCGgcagcgaagacgacgacgacaatgacgtGATACCCGCGCGGTACAAGCCCCTGCTGGAGCGCTTCTGGCCCGGCCCGCTCACCATCCTGCTGCCCAacccgacgccgtcgccgctcgcgcccgaggtcacggccggcctgcccacCTTTGGCGTGCgcatgccctcgtcgccgctggccctCACGCTCATCAagctggcgggcgtgccgctggcggcgccctcggccaacGCCTCGACCaagccgtcgcccacggcggcgcgccacgtcctcgacgacctcgacgggcgcATCGAGCtgatcctcgacggcggcgcctgcgacgtcggcgtcgagagcaccgtcgtcgacggcctgtGCGACCCGCCCGTCGTGctgcggcccggcggcgtcggcatggacgagctgcgcggctGCCCCGGCTGGGAgggcgtcgtcaaggcgTACAAGGACCAGAGCGAGGAGGGTAGCAACAACAGCAATAACAGGggggccgcgccgcgggcgccgggcaTGAAATACAAGCACTACAGCCCCAAGGCGCGGGTGGTACTCTACGAGGCCTCGTGCGGCCAAGCTGGAGACGGCGtcctggcggccgacgcggaggacgcggcggcatccttgCCAACGCTGAACGGAGACGCAAACCAGACCaatggccaccaccactactcGTCAAGGACGGTGGGTGTCATCCGGACCAAGAGGTGGAAGTCCGCGGCCGGGATCCGGTGCGACGACCTACGGCTCGAGGAACCCCAAGCCGGTGCCGGAGCCCAGCCGGAATCTGAGACGCCATACAGCGTCTACGCTGGTGGCCTCAAGGATGCGCGAGACAATGTCGTTGGGCGGGTGTTCGACATCAGCCTCGGGATTGACACGAGGAAGATTGCCCACGGCTTGTTCTGGGCCTTGAGAGAGCTGGACCGCCGTGGCGCGGACACGATATTCGTAGACGGCAtagacgacgagctcgacatTGCAGCGGCCGTCATGAACCGCCTTCGCAAGGCAGCATCAGAGACTAGAGCATAA
- the COG4 gene encoding Golgi transport complex subunit 4 (COG:U~EggNog:ENOG503NYET), whose amino-acid sequence MSSLSNGIAIRSGHEHHGVTATTQGPPLAAPTVQDATNAEQLRAALAALHERETAITARLDALVASQADLSRDLGRLDLLRAGLGAQVIAARSVGNEMLSSASETAGRLSGRVKQLDLEKSRVEDTLGVVEQVAELKACVNGVVGSMGAPQDWEAAAAYLSRASQVPEEIARGAFAASIVPSVEVPDPPWVTLEGARESLCGLFLREFDKAASDGDGTKVTRFFKLFPLIGRADVGLDVYGRYVCQGVAGTARATLKDSIGGNNRKEGFFYANALTKLFEHIAQIVEGHGGLVERHYGTGKMVRVIERLQMEADVQGGIILDTWSDERGVDRKLTDVKSYPFSFLVQSFLPQPPRGGTPRVNSPAVGAGNNARNSEDEGVNMKEVDALLSEIAVMLGRWSLFTRFLSGKCMDPGTEDSPLVIPDLLVKSNLYRKVSSKLSSPYNVMTTFFFRRSVEKAFQLDEYPSGLSLSLNKHLEGNAPYIILAVDDVMYIANTVIQKTLSTSQRDVITAVLPTVGRVLESDFVGMMQRKMRDESYPKAIIQGGFPPEDKIIQFIVLINSLDVANEYLQRIIGGRIVPVEGQVGAVTLHPSLKDSFPFDRDVGLVAKALHTLETAVVSKSTELLNEGIQVLFNQVVKARLRPVLSDTFRDADYTLTEEELSEMAQQNDETEEDLMDQVRRRFEHGWDQLMKALARLMTSGTYSHLLDLTARYLSRVLEKRILSYGGRTTGFGAVRMERDFTGIVDTVSRGDYVVREAFARVTQLLMVANMEEDEWEELQAEGDGDGDGGIEWVLTEEERRRARSLVG is encoded by the exons ATGTCCTCCCTTTCCAATGGCATCGCCATCCGCTCGGGCCACGAACACCACGGCGTGACGGCAACAACCCAGGGTCCACCGCTAGCGGCGCCGACCGTCCAAGATGCCACCAACGCtgagcagctgcgcgccgcgctggcggccctTCACGAGCGCGAAACTGCAATAACAGCACGGCTCGATGCCCTGGTCGCCTCGCAGGCGGACCTGTCTCGCGACCTCGGCCGGCTGGACCTGCTGCGTGCCGggctcggcgcgcaggtcaTCGCTGCGCGGTCCGTCGGCAACGAGATGCTCTCCTCTGCGTCCGAGACGGCTGGTCGGCTGAGCGGCCGAGTCAAACAGCTGGACCTCGAGAAGAGCCGCGTCGAGGACACGCTGGGCGTGGTGGAGCAGGTggccgagctcaaggcctgcgtcaacggcgtcgtgggctcCATGGGCGCCCCGCAGGACTGGGAGGCAGCTGCGGCCTATCTGTCGAGGGCCAGCCAAGTGCCCGAGGAGAtcgcgcgcggcgccttTGCGGCCAGCATAGTGCCGAGCGTCGAGGTGCCGGACCCGCCGTGGgtgacgctcgagggcgcaAGGGAGAGCTTGTGCGGTCTGTTCCTCCGTGAGTTcgacaaggcggcgagcgacggcgacggcacaAAGGTCACCCGCTTCTTCAAGCTGTTCCCCCTGATTGGGAGGGCGGACGTGGGCTTGGACGTGTACGGCCGATACGTCTGTCAGGGGGTCGCGGGCACTGCTCGGGCGACGCTCAAGGACAGCATCGGCGGAAACAACCGCAAGGAGGGCTTCTTCTACGCCAATGCTCTTACCAAGTTGTTTGAGCACATTGCCCAGATTGTCGAGGGTCACGGTGGGCTGGTGGAGAGACACTACGGCACCGGCAAGATGGTTCGAGTCATCGAGCGGCTGCAAATGGAGGCCGACGTGCAGGGCGGCATCATTCTGGACACGTGGAGCGACGAGCGTGGTGTGGATAGGAAGCTGACCGACGTCAAGAGCTATCCTTTCTCGTTCCTGGTCCAGAGCTTCCTgcctcagccgccgcgcggcggaaCACCCCGGGTCAACTcgccggccgtgggcgcTGGCAACAACGCTCGGaacagcgaggacgagggggtGAACATGAAGGAGGTGGACGCCTTGCTCAGCGAGATTGCCGTCATGCTGGGGCGGTGGTCGTTATTTACACGGTTTCTGTCGGGCAAGTGCATG GACCCCGGGACTGAAGACAGCCCTTTGGTCATACCCGACTTGCTGGTCAAGTCCAACCTCTATCGAAAGGTCTCGTCCAAGCTGTCCTCTCCATATAACGTAATGAcgaccttcttcttccgccgGTCCGTCGAGAAGGCGTTCCAACTGGACGAATATCCGAGTGGGCTATCGCTCAGCTTGAACAAGCATCTCGAAGGCAATGCGCCTTACATCATTTTGGCAGTCGACGATGTTATGTACATTGCCAACACTGTCATCCAAAAGACGCTTTCAACGTCGCAACGAGACGTCATCACCGCGGTTCTGCCCACGGTCGGTCGAGTACTGGAATCAGACTTTGTCGGCATGATGCAGCGCAAGATGCGCGACGAATCTTATCCCAAAGCCATCATACAGGGAGGTTTCCCGCCGGAGGATAAGATCATACAGTTCATCGTCCTGATCAACAGTCTGGACGTGGCCAACGAGTACCTACAGAGGATCATAGGCGGCCGAATAGTGCCCGTCGAGGGCCAGGTCGGGGCGGTGACGCTACATCCGTCTCTCAAGGATTCGTTCCCATTTGATAGGGATGTCGGGCTGGTTGCCAAGGCGCTGCATACGCTGGAGACCGCCGTGGTGTCAAAGTcgacggagctgctcaacgaGGGCATCCAGGTGCTGTTCAATCAGGTGGTCAAGGCACGGCTGCGGCCCGTACTGAGCGACACGTTCCGAGACGCCGACTACACGCTGACAGAAGAAGAGCTGTCGGAGATGGCACAGCAAAACGACGAGACGGAGGAAGACTTGATGGACcaggtgcggcggcggttcgaGCACGGCTGGGACCAGCTGATGAAGGCGCTCGCGCGGTTGATGACGTCGGGCACGTACAGCCACCTGCTGGACCTCACGGCACGGTACCTCTCCAGAGTGCTGGAGAAGCGGATCCTGAGCTACGGGGGCAGGACGACGGGGTTCGGGGCGGTCCGCATGGAGAGAGACTTTACGGGCATCGTGGACACGGTGTCGCGGGGAGACTACGTGGTCCGGGAGGCGTTTGCGCGGGTGACGCAGCTCCTGATGGTCGCCAacatggaggaggatgagtgggaggagctgcaggctgaaggcgacggcgacggcgacggcgggatCGAGTGGGTGCtgaccgaggaggagcggagGAGAGCGCGGAGCCTCGTGGGATGA